The Panicum virgatum strain AP13 chromosome 5K, P.virgatum_v5, whole genome shotgun sequence genome has a window encoding:
- the LOC120705491 gene encoding aquaporin TIP4-4 isoform X1 has translation MAKLALGHHREAADAGCVRAVLAELILTFLFVFAGVGSAMATAMRVRAGKLAGGADSVVGLTAVALAHTLVVAVMVSAGLHVSGGHINPAVTLGLAVTGRVTLFRSALYIAAQLMGSALACLLLAFLTGGAPTPVHALAAGVGALQGVLMEVVLTFSLLFAVYATVVDPRRAVGGMGPLLVGLVVGANVLAGGPFSGASMNPARSFGPALAAGVWADHWVYWVGPLIGGPLAGLVYDGLFMAQGGHEPLPRDDNDF, from the exons ATGGCAAAGCTTGCTCTCGGCCACCACCGCGAGGCCGCTGATGCCGGCTGCGTCCGTGCGGTGCTCGCCGAGCTCATCCTCACCTTCCTCTTCGTCTTCGCCGGCGTAGGATCAGCCATGGCGACCG CCATGCGTGTGCGTGCAGGGAagctggccggcggcgctgaCTCCGTCGTGGGCCTGACGGCGGTGGCGCTTGCCCACACGCTGGTCGTGGCCGTCATGGTGTCCGCGGGGCTCCACGTCTCCGGCGGCCACATCAACCCGGCCGTCACGCTGGGCCTCGCCGTCACGGGCCGCGTCACGCTCTTCCGCTCCGCGCTCTACATCGCCGCCCAGCTCATGGGCTCCGCCCTCgcctgcctcctcctcgccttcctcaccggcggcgcgcCCACGCCCGTGCACGCGCTGGCGGCGGGCGTCGGCGCGCTCCAGGGCGTGCTCATGGAGGTGGTGCTCACCTTCTCCCTGCTCTTCGCCGTGTACGCCACCGTCGTCGatccgcgccgcgccgtcggaGGCATGGGCCCGCTGCTGGTGGGACTGGTCGTCGGCGCCAACGTGCTAGCCGGCGGGCCCTTCTCCGGCGCCTCCATGAACCCCGCGCGCTCCTTCGGGCCGGCGCTCGCGGCCGGGGTCTGGGCCGACCACTGGGTCTACTGGGTCGGGCCGCTGATTGGCGGGCCGCTCGCCGGGCTGGTCTACGACGGCCTGTTCATGGCCCAGGGAGGCCACGAGCCGCTTCCAAGGGACGACAACGACTTCTAG
- the LOC120705491 gene encoding aquaporin TIP4-4 isoform X2: MAKLALGHHREAADAGCVRAVLAELILTFLFVFAGVGSAMATGKLAGGADSVVGLTAVALAHTLVVAVMVSAGLHVSGGHINPAVTLGLAVTGRVTLFRSALYIAAQLMGSALACLLLAFLTGGAPTPVHALAAGVGALQGVLMEVVLTFSLLFAVYATVVDPRRAVGGMGPLLVGLVVGANVLAGGPFSGASMNPARSFGPALAAGVWADHWVYWVGPLIGGPLAGLVYDGLFMAQGGHEPLPRDDNDF; the protein is encoded by the exons ATGGCAAAGCTTGCTCTCGGCCACCACCGCGAGGCCGCTGATGCCGGCTGCGTCCGTGCGGTGCTCGCCGAGCTCATCCTCACCTTCCTCTTCGTCTTCGCCGGCGTAGGATCAGCCATGGCGACCG GGAagctggccggcggcgctgaCTCCGTCGTGGGCCTGACGGCGGTGGCGCTTGCCCACACGCTGGTCGTGGCCGTCATGGTGTCCGCGGGGCTCCACGTCTCCGGCGGCCACATCAACCCGGCCGTCACGCTGGGCCTCGCCGTCACGGGCCGCGTCACGCTCTTCCGCTCCGCGCTCTACATCGCCGCCCAGCTCATGGGCTCCGCCCTCgcctgcctcctcctcgccttcctcaccggcggcgcgcCCACGCCCGTGCACGCGCTGGCGGCGGGCGTCGGCGCGCTCCAGGGCGTGCTCATGGAGGTGGTGCTCACCTTCTCCCTGCTCTTCGCCGTGTACGCCACCGTCGTCGatccgcgccgcgccgtcggaGGCATGGGCCCGCTGCTGGTGGGACTGGTCGTCGGCGCCAACGTGCTAGCCGGCGGGCCCTTCTCCGGCGCCTCCATGAACCCCGCGCGCTCCTTCGGGCCGGCGCTCGCGGCCGGGGTCTGGGCCGACCACTGGGTCTACTGGGTCGGGCCGCTGATTGGCGGGCCGCTCGCCGGGCTGGTCTACGACGGCCTGTTCATGGCCCAGGGAGGCCACGAGCCGCTTCCAAGGGACGACAACGACTTCTAG